A window from Actinomycetota bacterium encodes these proteins:
- a CDS encoding ABC transporter substrate-binding protein translates to MRKKVLIPIIMLISLMTFTMSCAPAPEEKPKGAVTVLGVWGGDELTNFQEAVFPFTDETGIGMAFEGTRDLAAVLTTRVEAGNPPDLAILPNPGQMYELAEDGNLIDISKFMDMDKLNTNYAKAWLDLASYDGTLYGIFYKVANKSLIWYNPTAFADGGYNIPTTWDELIALSDKIVSDGKTPWAIGFESGAASGWPATDWIEDIMLRTAGPDVYDKWVSHEIPWTDPAVKTAWETFGEIVGKEDYQYGGTTGTLTSFFGDAPASLFTDPPGAYMHRQASFITGFFPEGVEAVTDYDFFPFPPIDPAYGTPVLGGADLIVMFNDTPEARELMKYLASAQPQEIWASAGGFISPSKEVNLDSYPDELTKKMADMVVKAEVFRFDASDLMPAAVGAGSFWSGTLDYVGGEDLDTILGDIEASSVEAYK, encoded by the coding sequence ATGAGAAAAAAGGTATTAATACCAATAATAATGTTGATATCGTTGATGACATTTACAATGTCTTGTGCCCCAGCTCCTGAAGAGAAGCCTAAAGGAGCTGTGACTGTTCTTGGTGTGTGGGGAGGCGATGAGCTGACCAACTTCCAGGAAGCAGTATTCCCATTCACAGATGAAACAGGTATTGGTATGGCATTTGAGGGTACGCGAGATTTAGCAGCTGTTCTCACCACAAGAGTTGAAGCAGGAAATCCACCAGACTTGGCAATATTACCAAACCCAGGTCAGATGTATGAGTTAGCCGAAGATGGTAATCTTATTGACATTAGTAAATTCATGGATATGGACAAATTAAATACGAATTATGCAAAAGCCTGGTTAGATTTAGCAAGTTATGATGGTACTCTATACGGAATCTTCTATAAGGTAGCTAATAAGAGTCTTATCTGGTACAATCCCACAGCCTTTGCAGATGGAGGGTATAATATTCCAACAACATGGGATGAATTAATAGCTCTTTCTGATAAAATTGTTTCTGATGGTAAAACTCCCTGGGCAATAGGTTTTGAAAGCGGAGCTGCAAGTGGATGGCCTGCTACAGACTGGATCGAGGATATCATGCTTAGAACAGCCGGACCAGATGTATATGACAAATGGGTTAGCCATGAAATTCCATGGACAGATCCAGCAGTTAAAACTGCCTGGGAGACATTTGGTGAAATAGTTGGTAAAGAGGATTATCAATATGGCGGTACTACAGGAACACTTACTAGTTTCTTTGGAGATGCACCAGCTTCACTATTCACAGATCCTCCTGGAGCTTACATGCACCGTCAAGCAAGCTTTATTACTGGCTTTTTCCCAGAAGGAGTTGAAGCCGTAACTGATTATGACTTCTTCCCATTTCCACCAATCGATCCAGCATATGGAACACCGGTTTTGGGTGGAGCTGACTTGATTGTTATGTTTAATGATACACCAGAAGCTCGTGAACTAATGAAATATCTTGCTTCCGCTCAACCTCAGGAAATATGGGCTTCTGCAGGTGGATTCATCTCACCTAGTAAAGAAGTTAATCTTGATTCCTATCCTGATGAACTTACTAAAAAGATGGCAGATATGGTAGTAAAAGCTGAGGTCTTCCGCTTTGATGCTTCAGACCTTATGCCTGCAGCTGTTGGTGCTGGATCCTTCTGGTCAGGAACTTTGGATTATGTTGGTGGTGAAGATCTAGATACTATTCTCGGAGACATTGAAGCCAGTTCTGTTGAGGCTTACAAATAA
- a CDS encoding LacI family transcriptional regulator — MKKYPTTKDIAKLAGVSRTTVSFVLNNRTDVKISEGTRQKVLDIAKELDYYPHAIATSLVKNKTKTIGLILCQQLESVFSDAFLPRVILGVSTVAQKRGYKILLQYIEEVTKKDTYYHMVREKRIDGIILSGPRSDDEELYKLKEEDFPIVLMGQINDDSFSCSDIDNVKAAKKAVQHLISHGHKRIAIITNAPLNYTASELRLLGYKKALQKNSITYDEKLVGIGNFTPQSGFDAMQKLLSIKKLPTAVFVASDVVAFGVMDALKKRGIKIPQDIALVGFDNVNLSEYVDPPLTTINLPGFEIGKNAANLLIDNIESNENNNKKFILETHLVIRKSCGYNSK; from the coding sequence ACTACAAAAGATATTGCTAAATTAGCAGGTGTATCCAGGACTACAGTTTCCTTTGTTCTAAATAATCGGACAGATGTAAAAATATCTGAAGGTACTCGTCAAAAAGTTTTAGACATCGCTAAAGAGCTAGATTACTATCCCCACGCAATAGCTACAAGCCTTGTTAAAAACAAGACAAAAACAATAGGTTTAATTTTATGTCAACAATTAGAAAGTGTATTTTCTGATGCCTTTCTCCCCCGAGTCATTTTAGGTGTAAGCACAGTTGCACAAAAAAGAGGTTATAAGATTCTTCTCCAATATATTGAAGAAGTAACTAAGAAAGATACTTATTATCATATGGTTAGAGAAAAGAGAATAGATGGAATAATTCTTTCAGGTCCCCGATCAGATGATGAGGAACTTTACAAACTAAAAGAAGAAGATTTCCCAATTGTATTAATGGGTCAGATAAATGATGATAGTTTTAGTTGTTCCGACATAGATAATGTAAAGGCAGCAAAAAAGGCGGTACAACATCTAATATCTCATGGTCACAAAAGGATTGCTATTATTACCAATGCTCCACTTAATTACACAGCAAGTGAATTAAGATTACTCGGATATAAGAAGGCTTTACAAAAAAATTCTATAACTTATGATGAAAAGCTTGTAGGCATAGGAAATTTCACACCACAAAGTGGTTTTGATGCCATGCAGAAACTGTTGTCTATTAAAAAATTGCCAACTGCAGTTTTTGTAGCCTCTGATGTGGTAGCTTTTGGTGTAATGGATGCATTAAAGAAAAGGGGTATTAAAATACCACAAGATATTGCATTAGTAGGATTTGATAATGTGAATCTATCAGAATATGTTGACCCTCCTCTCACAACTATTAATTTACCTGGATTTGAGATTGGAAAAAATGCAGCTAACCTTCTCATAGATAATATCGAAAGTAATGAAAACAATAATAAAAAATTTATCCTGGAAACACATTTAGTTATAAGAAAATCATGTGGTTATAATTCAAAATAA